The DNA window TTCGGGTGCAAAAAGTGCAGCCCCAGGCCCTTGTCTTGTTTTTTGTTACAGCAATGAACGAGTAAGTTGCCAGGCTTTTTCCGCGACCCTGCACGGAAAAAGAGGCCCCTTCGGGACAAAAGAGACTGCCCACCCCGGTTGAATGGAAGAAATTCAACTGGGCAGGCGCAATACACTGAATTTCACGGAATATGCGTTGCTTCGCAACGCTTGAAAAACACTTCCGTGCCCTTCCGTATGTTCTGTGGGCAAAAGCTCCTGGCTTTCTTTGAAAATGAAACAACATGTTGGTTTGAAATTTCCAATAAGCGCCTAATACTGAAATTGAACCTGGAAAGTAATGCGCTGGCCATCTTAATATTTTGAAAATTTTGGGCCCATAGTCTGGATTGGTGACATATTCATTCCGGTATTTATTTTAGTGCTGGTAATTATCGCGGACAAAAAAACAGCCGGATAAAGAACTAATGCTGGCTTTGCCCGCAACCCAAGAAGCAAGAAAAGAATGCGTAACCATAACTGGGACAGTCCCCGCAACTTACATTTAGATGTGCCGAAATTGGTCATTGAGAGGGGCAAAAAGCATGTATCTGGAATTGGTTCCCAGCGAGGGACAGTCCCAATGCCCAGAGATCATCCCCGCATTTGTCTCAAATTTTCTTGTTTTGTTACAGCAATGAACGAGTAAGTTATTAAGGCGGGCAAGGCCAGCGATTGTACTTGAAAATCCTGAAGACTGGCAAAAGAAATCTTGATTGTTTGGATGGAGTTGGACTAGAATCAGAACATGCCTGAAGTCTTGAGTTCAGGTTCAATTTACTTAGTTTTCATCCGGAAACCGCTTAGCAAGTATTTGGGTGTTGTCTTCTAAACAGGAGGTGAAGTAGAAATGTATCAGCCTGATCGTAAGGACATCCTGATTAATTCAGACTGGGGTATTCCAAAAGACAGATTCGAGAAAAAAGAGGCTAAAGAGCGAAACCTGGCACTATTTAAGGGTAGATGGGTTAGTCAAGAAGAAAAAAGTATTTTACAGAAACAGTACATTACTTATCTAATTATTCGAGTAATTGCTGTATCACACATTATAATGGCAGGAATTGGTGTCCTGTCTGGATTTTTTGTGCCTTTAGAGATCACTTCTCTGATAATCTTATTTGTTTTTGCTGCTGTCAGTCTTATCTCTGCTGCAGGATTATGGAAATTTAAGCAATTGGCCAGATGGCTTTCCACTCTGTTTTGGGCAGTGCTTGGCTTGATGTTTTTGGGATATAGCACCCCTACAGCGATTGTGGCAATATATTTTTTAAATAATAAAACTGCGAAACAAATATTTAAATCAAGCTAACGCGAGCCTTGCCCGCAACCCAAGTAGCAGTCCATGCCGCTGCCATTATCCCACTCCGGCCACAATATATTTCTTGTAAGTTCCCTCCAAGGCAGGGTAATGTCCGGGGAAGGTCAGAACTCTGTCCACTCTTTCGCAGTTCAACACCCTGGACCACAAGATAAAGTGCCAACTACTGCCAACCAGGTTGGCGCACACTTTTAGGTCTAATCAAGCAGTTTTTTATGTTATATGTTGTTATTACTCACTTTTTTATTATGGTATGTATAGTGCTTATAATCAGGGAAACTAGACAGTAATCTTTAAACTTAAGGAGGTAAACATGAAGGCACTAAAACAAAAGTGGTTTGTAATTGTGGCAATGGCATTCCTGCTTTGTCTGGCCGGGATGGTCATGTCCGGCACTGCTTTTGCCCAGCTGTGCGTTGGCCAGTGAGCGGACAATGAAGACGGGACAGTGACGGATAAATATGCTGGCCTGATGTGGCAGAAGGCAACCGCTGGCCCTATGAAGTGGCTTGAAGACAAAAGTTATGCCTCTGGCCTTTCATGGGCCGGTCATTCCCATTGGAGGCTGCCCACAAAAGATGAACTGGCAGTGCTTTCCTATCCACCATGTACATGTAAAGGTATGATGGACGTGGTTAATGATTGGTACTGGTCGTCTTCGCCCCATGCGTACGATTCCAATAGCGCCTGGGGCGTGCACTTCGATAACGGCTACGTGGGCAACCGCTATGTGGAACACAGCCTACACGTGCGGGCGGTGCGCACGGGACAGTGATTGATGAATTTAAGAAATTCTCTCAATTCCAAAATTCACTGCACGCTGCTCGTCGCAGGAGGATTAATTAGCGAGAGTGCCGCCCGTATCAGCGCGAATATCTTTGATCCAAAGACGGGAAAATGGTCGGAAACTTTGGTACCTGGAGCGCTATGAACGAAGTGAACCTGATTGCAGGGATTCAAGAACAATCATGCACAAAGAAGTTGTGCCGATCTCGATCTGATTATGTTTAGCGGAAGAACCCCTTGCAACGGGATTGCCGGCGATGTCGGCAAACGACCGTGTAAAAAATATCAATTAAAT is part of the Desulfonatronovibrio magnus genome and encodes:
- a CDS encoding DUF1566 domain-containing protein: MTDKYAGLMWQKATAGPMKWLEDKSYASGLSWAGHSHWRLPTKDELAVLSYPPCTCKGMMDVVNDWYWSSSPHAYDSNSAWGVHFDNGYVGNRYVEHSLHVRAVRTGQ